One segment of Larus michahellis chromosome 14, bLarMic1.1, whole genome shotgun sequence DNA contains the following:
- the LOC141751363 gene encoding myosin heavy chain, skeletal muscle, adult-like: MASADSEMAVFGEAAPYLRKSEKERIEAQNRPFDAKTSVFVAHPKESFVKGTIQSRESGKVTVQSEAGETLTVKEDQIFAMNPPKYDKVEDMAMMTHLHEPAVLYNLKERYAAWMIYTYSGLFCVTVNPYKWLPVYNPEVVLAYRGKKRQEAPPHIFSISDNAYQFMLNDRENQSILITGESGAGKTVNTKRVIQYFATIAASGEKKKEEQSGKMQGTLEDQIISANPLLEAFGNAKTVRNDNSSRFGKFIRIHFGATGKLASADIETYLLEKSRVTFQLKAERSYHIFYQVTSNKKPELIDMLLITTNPYDFHFCSQGEVTVPSIDDQEELMATDSAIDILGFTPDEKAAIYKLTGAVMHYGNLKFKQKQREEQAEPDGTEVADKAAYLMGLNSAELLKALCYPRVKVGNEYVTKGQTVEQVNNAVGALAKAVYERMFLWMVVRINQQLDTKQPRQYFIGVLDIAGFEIFDFNSFEQLCINFTNEKLQQFFNHHMFVLEQEEYKKEGIEWTFIDFGMDLAACIELIEKPLGIFSILEEECMFPKATDTSFKNKLYDQHLGKSSNFQKPKPTKGKVEAHFSLIHYAGTVDYNINGWLEKNKDPLNETVIGLYQKSSLKTLVLLFANYGGPDADTGGKKGGKKKGSSFQTVSALFRENLNKLMTNLRSTHPHFVRCIIPNETKTPGAMEHELVLHQLRCNGVLEGIRICRKGFPSRVLYADFKQRYRVLNISAIPDGQFMDSKKASEKLLSSIDVDHTQYRFGHTKVFFKAGLIGLLEEMRDEKLAEIMTRTQARCRGFLMRVEYRKMVERRDAIFCIQYNVRAFMNVKHWPWMKLFFKIKPLLRTAESEKEMANMKQEFEKTKEELAKSEAKRKELEEKMVTLLQEKNDLQLQVQAEADSLADAEERCDQLIKTKIQLEAKIKEVTERAEDEEEINAELTAKKRKLEDECSELKKDIDDLELTLAKVEKEKHATENKVKNLTEEMAALDETIAKLTKEKKALQEAHQQTLDDLQAEEDKVNTLTKAKTKLEQQVDDLEASLEQEKKLRMDLERAKRKLEGDLKLANDSIMDLENDKQQLDEKLKKKDFEISQIQSKIEDEQALGMQLQKKIKELQARIEELEEEIEAERTSRAKAEKHRADLSRELEEISERLEEAGGATAAQIEMNKKREAEFQKMRRDLEEATLQHEATAAALRKKHADSTAELGEQIDNLQRVKQKLEKEKSELKMEIDDLASNMESVSKAKANLEKMCRTLEDQLSEIKTKEEQNQRMINDLNTQRARLQTESGEYSRQVEEKDALISQLSRGKQGFTQQIEELKRHLEEEIKAKSALAHALQSARHDCDLLREQYEEEQEAKGELQRALSKANSEVAQWRTKYETDAIQRTEELEEAKKKLAQRLQDAEEHVEAVNAKCASLEKTKQRLQNEVEDLMIDVERSNAACAALDKKQKNFDKILAEWKQKYEETQAELEASQKESRSLSTELFKMKNAYEESLDHLETLKRENKNLQQEISDLTEQIAEGGKAIHELEKIKKQIEQEKSELQASLEEAEASLEHEEGKILRLQLELNQVKSEIDRKIAEKDEEIDQLKRNHLRIVESMQSTLDAEIRSRNEALRLKKKMEGDLNEMEIQLSHANRVAAEAQKNLRNTQGVLKDTQLHLDDALRTQEDLKEQVAMVERRANLLQAEVEELRAALEQTERSRKVAEQELLDATERVQLLHTQNTSLINTKKKLETDIMQIQGEMEDTIQEARNAEEKAKKAITDAAMMAEELKKEQDTSAHLERMKKNLDQTVKDLQHRLDEAEQLALKGGKKQIQKLEARVRELEGEVDAEQKRSAEAVKGVRKYERRVKELTYQSEEDRKNILRLQDLVDKLQTKVKSYKRQAEEAEELSNVNLSKFRKIQHELEEAEERADIAESQVNKLRVKSREFHSKKIEEEE, from the exons ATGGCCTCTGCAGACTCTGAGATGGCTGTCTTTGGGGAGGCAGCTCCTTACCTCCGAAAATCAGAAAAGGAGAGAATCGAGGCCCAGAACAGGCCTTTCGATGCCAAGACATCCGTCTTTGTGGCGCATCCTAAGGAATCGTTTGTGAAAGGGACAATCCAGAGCAGGGAATCAGGGAAGGTCACTGTCCAGTCCGAAGCAGGAGAG ACCCTCACTGTGAAGGAAGATCAAATCTTTGCCATGAACCCTCCCAAGTACGACAAAGTTGAGGACATGGCCATGATGACCCACCTCCACGAACCCGCTGTGCTGTACAACCTCAAAGAGCGTTATGCAGCCTGGATGATCTAC ACCTACTCGGGTCTCTTCTGCGTCACTGTCAACCCCTACAAGTGGCTGCCGGTGTACAACCCGGAGGTGGTGTTGGCCTACCGAGGCAAGAAGCGCCAGGAGGCCCCTCCACACATCTTCTCCATCTCTGACAACGCCTATCAGTTCATGTTAAATG ATCGCGAGAACCAGTCGATCCTGATCAC TGGAGAATCCGGTGCAGGGAAGACTGTGAACACAAAGCGTGTCATCCAGTACTTTGCAACAATTGCAGCGAGcggggagaagaagaaggaggagcagTCGGGCAAAATGCAG GGAACGCTTGAGGATCAAATCATCAGCGCTAACCCACTGCTGGAGGCTTTTGGAAACGCCAAGACCGTGAGGAATGACAACTCCTCACGCTTT GGCAAATTCATCAGAATCCACTTTGGAGCCACGGGCAAACTGGCTTCTGCTGACATTGAAACTT ATCTGCTGGAGAAGTCCAGAGTCACTTTCcagctgaaagcagaaagaagctaCCACATATTTTATCAGGTCACATCCAACAAGAAGCCAGAGTTAATTG ACATGCTCCTCATTACCACCAACCCTTATGATTTCCACTTTTGTAGTCAAGGTGAGGTCACTGTTCCCAGCATTGATGACCAGGAGGAGCTCATGGCTACGGAC AGTGCCATTGACATCCTGGGCTTCACTCCTGATGAGAAAGCAGCCATCTACAAGCTGACGGGGGCTGTCATGCACTATGGGAACCTGAAGTTCAAACAGAAACAAcgagaggagcaggcagagcctgaTGGCACAGAAG ttgcTGACAAGGCTGCCTACCTGATGGGCCTGAACTCAGCTGAATTGCTCAAAGCCCTGTGTTATCCCCGAGTCAAGGTTGGGAATGAGTACGTGACCAAAGGTCAAACTGTGGAGCAG GTGAACAATGCTGTTGGCGCTCTGGCAAAGGCTGTCTATGAGAGGATGTTCCTCTGGATGGTTGTTCGCATCAACCAACAGCTGGATACCAAGCAACCCAGACAGTACTTCATTGGTGTCCTGGACATTGCTGGCTTTGAGATCTTTGAC TTCAACAGCTTTGAGCAGCTGTGCATCAACTTCACCAATGAGAAACTGCAACAGTTTTTCAACCACCACATGttcgtgctggagcaggaggagtacAAGAAGGAAGGGATTGAATGGACATTCATTGACTTTGGGATGGACCTGGCTGCCTGCATTGAGCTCATTGAGAAG CCCTTGGGCATCTTCTCCATCCTGGAAGAGGAGTGCATGTTCCCCAAGGCAACTGACACCTCTTTCAAGAACAAGCTCTACGACCAGCATCTGGGCAAGTCCAGCAACTTCCAGAAGCCCAAGCCTACCAAAGGCAAGGTTGAGGCCCACTTCTCCCTGATACACTACGCTGGCACAGTAGACTACAACATCAACGGCTGGCTTGAGAAGAACAAGGACCCCCTGAATGAAACTGTCATTGGGTTGTACCAGAAATCATCCCTGAAGACACTGGTCTTACTCTTTGCCAACTATGGTGGACCAGATGCAG ACACTGGTGGAAAAAAGGGTGGCAAGAAGAAGGGTTCTTCTTTCCAGACTGTCTCAGCTCTTTTCCGT GAGAATTTAAACAAGCTGATGACAAATCTACGCAGTACTCATCCCCATTTTGTACGATGCATCatcccaaatgaaacaaaaacacccG GTGCCATGGAGCATGAGCTGGTGCTGCATCAGCTGCGGTGCAATGGTGTGCTGGAAGGGATCAGAATTTGCAGGAAAGGGTTCCCCAGCAGAGTCTTGTACGCTGACTTCAAACAAAG ATACAGAGTGCTTAATATAAGTGCTATTCCAGACGGTCAGTTCATGGATAGCAAGAAGGCTTCAGAGAAGCTTCTTAGTTCCATTGATGTGGACCACACTCAGTACAGATTTGGTCACACCAAG GTGTTCTTCAAAGCTGGGCTGATAGGTCTACTGGAGGAGATGAGAGATGAGAAATTGGCTGAGATCATGACCAGGACACAAGCCAGGTGCAGGGGCTTCCTGATGAGAGTGGAGTATAGGAAAATGGTGGAGAGGAG gGATGCCATTTTCTGTATCCAGTACAATGTTCGTGCATTCATGAATGTCAAGCACTGGCCCTGGATGAAGCTGTTCTTCAAGATCAAGCCCTTGCTGAGGACTGCAGAATCTGAGAAGGAGATGGCCAACATGAAACAAGAGTTTGAGAAAACCAAGGAAGAGCTTGCAAAGTCTGAggcaaagaggaaggagctggaggagaaaatggtgACCTTACTACAGGAGAAAAATGACCTGCAGCTCCAAGTGCAGGCT GAAGCAGACAGCTTGGCTGATGCTGAGGAAAGATGCGACCAgctcatcaaaaccaaaatccagctGGAAGCCAAAATTAAGGAGGTGACTGAAagggctgaggatgaggaggaaattAATGCTGAGCTGACAGCCAAGAAGAGGAAACTGGAGGATGAATgctcagagctgaagaaagatATTGATGACCTCGAGTTAACGTTGGCCAaagtggagaaggaaaagcatgCCACTGAAAACAAG GTGAAAAACCTCACAGAGGAGATGGCAGCCCTGGACGAGACCATTGCGAAGctgacaaaagagaagaaagccctCCAAGAGGCCCATCAGCAGACACTGGATGACCTGCAGGCAGAAGAAGACAAAGTCAATACGCTGACCAAAGCCAAGAccaagctggagcagcaagtggaTGAT CTGGAAGCGTCCCTGGAGCAAGAGAAGAAACTGCGCATGGACCTTGAGAGAGCTAAGAGGAAACTCGAAGGAGACCTGAAGCTGGCCAATGACAGCATAATGGATTTGGAAAATgataagcagcagctggatgagaaactgaagaa GAAAGACTTTGAAATCAGCCAGATCCAGAGCAAAATCGAGGACGAGCAAGCCTTGGGCATGCAATTGCAGAAGAAGATCAAGGAGCTGCAG GCGCGTATTGAGGAACTGGAGGAGGAAATTGAGGCAGAGCGAACCTCTCgggcaaaagcagagaagcatcGGGCTGACCTCTCAAGGGAGCTCGAGGAGATCAGTGAGCgcctggaagaagcaggagggGCTACCGCAGCTCAGATTGAGATGAACAAGAAGCGTGAGGCAGAGTTTCAGAAGATGCGTCGTGACCTCGAAGAGGCCACGCTGCAGCACGAGGCCACAGCTGCCGCCCTGCGGAAGAAGCACGCagacagcacagctgagcttgggGAGCAGATCGACAACCTGCAGCGAGTGAAGCAGAAGCTAGAGAAGGAGAAGAGTGAGCTGAAGATGGAGATTGATGACTTGGCCAGTAACATGGAGTCTGTCTCCAAAGCCAAG GCCAATCTGGAGAAGATGTGCCGCACTCTGGAAGACCAGCTGAGTGAGATTAAAACTAAGGAGGAGCAGAATCAGCGCATGATCAATGACCTCAATACTCAAAGAGCTCGTCTGCAGACTGAATCAG GGGAATATTCACgccaggtggaggaaaaggaTGCTCTCATTTCTCAGCTGTCTAGGGGCAAGCAAGGATTTACGCAACAGATTGAGGAACTCAAGAGACATctagaggaagaaataaag GCCAAGAGTGCCCTGGCCCACGCCTTGCAGTCTGCTCGCCACGACTGTGACTTGCTGCGGGAACAatatgaggaggagcaggaggccaagGGGGAGCTGCAGCGTGCCCTGTCCAAGGCCAACAGCGAAGTGGCCCAGTGGAGAACCAAATACGAGACGGACGCCATTCAGCgcacggaggagctggaggaggccaa GAAGAAGCTGGCACAGCGCCTGCAGGATGCCGAGGAACACGTTGAAGCTGTCAATGCCAAATGTGCCTCCCTGGAGAAGACgaagcagaggctgcagaatgaaGTGGAGGACCTGATGATTGACGTGGAGCGATCGAATGCTGCCTGCGCAGCGCTGGATAAGAAGCAGAAGAACTTTGACAAG ATCCTGGCAGAGTGGAAGCAGAAGTATGAGGAAACGCAGGCTGAGCTGGAAGCCTCCCAGAAGGAGTCTCGCTCTCTCAGCACAGAGCTGTTTAAGATGAAGAATGCCTATGAGGAGTCCTTGGACCACCTGGAAACGCTGAAGCGTGAGAACAAGAACTTGCAGC AGGAGATTTCCGACCTCACGGAGCAGATTGCCGAGGGCGGAAAGGCGATTCATGAGCTGGAGAAAATCAAGAAGCAGATTGAGCAGGAGAAATCTGAACTCCAAGCCTCCCTGGAGGAAGCTGAG GCCTCCCTAGAGCACGAAGAGGGGAAGATCCTGCGCCTCCAGCTTGAGCTCAACCAGGTGAAGTCTGAGATTGACAGGAAGATAGCAGAGAAAGATGAGGAGATCGACCAGCTGAAGAGAAACCACCTCAGAATTGTGGAGTCCATGCAGAGCACCCTGGACGCTGAGATCAGGAGCAGGAATGAAGCCCTGCGGCTGAAGAAGAAGATGGAGGGAGACCTGAACGAAATGGAGATCCAGCTGAGCCATGCCAACCGCGTGGCTGCAGAGGCACAAAAGAACCTGAGAAACACACAGGGAGTGCTCAAG GATACCCAGCTACACTTGGATGATGCTCTCAGGACACAGGAGGacctgaaggagcaggtggccatGGTGGAGCGCAGAGCAAACCTGCTGCAGGCTGAAGTGGAGGAGCTAcgggcagccctggagcagacGGAGCGCTCCAGGAAAGTGGCTGAGCAGGAGCTTCTGGATGCCACTGAACGCGTGCAGCTCCTCCATACCCAG AACACCAGCTTGATCAACACCAAGAAGAAGCTGGAAACAGACATCATGCAAATCCAGGGTGAAATGGAGGATACGATCCAGGAAGCCCGCAATGCTGAAGAGAAGGCCAAGAAGGCCATCACAGAT GCAGCCATGAtggcagaagagctgaagaaggagcaggacaccagcgcccacctggagaggatgaagaagaacCTGGACCAGACGGTGAAGGACCTGCAGCACCGTCTGGATGAGGCTGAGCAGTTGGCACTGAAGGGAGGCAAGAAGCAAATCCAGAAGCTGGAGGCCAGA GTGCGGGAGCTGGAAGGGGAGGTTGATGCTGAGCAGAAGCGCAGCGCCGAAGCCGTGAAGGGGGTGCGCAAGTACGAGAGGAGGGTGAAGGAGCTGACCTACCAG TCTGAGGAAGACCGGAAGAATATTCTGAGGCTCCAGGATCTGGTGGACAAGCTGCAAACGAAGGTGAAATCCTACAAGAGACAAGCTGAGGAGGCT GAGGAGCTCTCCAATGTCAACCTCTCCAAGTTCCGCAAGATCCAGCACGAGCTGGAGGAAGCCGAGGAGCGGGCTGACATTGCAGAGTCGCAGGTCAACAAGCTCCGAGTGAAGAGTCGGGAGTTTCACAGCAAGAAGATAGAAGAGGAAGAGTGA